The following are encoded together in the Primulina tabacum isolate GXHZ01 chromosome 18, ASM2559414v2, whole genome shotgun sequence genome:
- the LOC142533863 gene encoding uncharacterized protein LOC142533863 yields the protein MGRKGASKKEKNAVSGPQPRASMTLREEATGKKEGNVNPRTKNRIDHLKSLALWAATEASIPSLGAFFGQRLAASIEAVGVRSDPSLFICERCESILQPGHNCTIRIGKISPSKRRRHKKSDIAIQNNVVYNCHFCSHRNLMRGTPKGYMQEINPLKTTQPSRLDAAYHVVERSTSLTQSTPTAIKANKIEAVAFPITDRQSLEPSSPSTPLPTTGLSLLDAKRRKRNRPSAKKAAEPEGSSNAADAEKSRCTSSKEEKILD from the exons ATGGGGCGAAAAGGAGCGAGCAAGAAAGAGAAGAACGCAGTTTCAGGGCCTCAGCCACGGGCTTCCATGACACTTCGAGAAGAAGCGACCGGTAAGAAGGAGGGGAATGTCAATCCCAGAACAAAGAACAGAATCGACCACCTAAAAAGCCTTGCGTTGTGGGCTGCTACCGAAGCTTCTATTCCGTCACTTGGTGCTTTCTTCGGACAGCGCTTGGCTGCGTCCATTGAAGCCGTGGGTGTGCGCTCTGACCCGAGTTTGTTTATTTGCGAAAG ATGTGAATCCATTCTTCAACCTGGTCACAATTGTACCATCAGGATTGGAAAGATCAGCCCGAGTAAACGACGTAGACATAAGAAATCTGATATTGCCATTCAGAATAATGTGGTTTACAATTGCCATTTCTGTTCTCATCGAAATTTAATGAGAGGAACACCTAAGGGTTATATGCAAGAGATAAATCCTCTAAAGACAACACAGCCTTCAAGATTAGATGCCGCCTATCATGTTGTAGAGAGATCTACTAGCTTGACACAATCTACACCAACTGCCATCAAGGCTAACAAGATTGAGGCTGTCGCTTTTCCAATTACAGATAGGCAGAGTCTCGAACCAAGCAGTCCCTCAACTCCATTGCCAACAACAGGTCTTTCCTTGTTAGATGCAAAGAGGAGAAAAAGGAATAGGCCGAGTGCCAAAAAAGCCGCTGAACCAGAAGGTAGCTCAAATGCTGCCGACGCAGAAAAAAGCAGATGTACTTCAAGTAAGGAGGAGAAAATCCTGGACTAG